A stretch of the Paenibacillus dendritiformis genome encodes the following:
- a CDS encoding ATP-binding cassette domain-containing protein has translation MLERIRLTGKYGSHTIINKLSLHAQQAEAGLAGPSGPGKSPTVSRSSAVLEPSSGDILIVVPQDIALDEPLNARENKLKVFVRLHGLDGRSLQARRHEVFELIGLSGHRKEDIVEFSGGMQRSVNIGVALMNRENGKTAIYSNHCVEEVELLCSRVAIADQGRLLPYGTKDELKHGTGPLASLTVIFHSMDSEAAGKAQHVPGNTKVTMDKQQLSSLVNSHEDSVRKITDGLRSLGAVLGRRMSSPVKWANSPSIRYAAGVYGLALGSLVLCCGLPANNHDAISSFAASVLYESGFSGGLFFDKDAFPPAVKTVQSATPNGKAINACLHIFQGGCLTDMLTDIFMLAGAAAVFFIAVLLLAGRKGQ, from the coding sequence ATGCTTGAGCGAATCCGTCTGACCGGAAAATACGGCAGTCATACGATTATCAACAAGTTGTCCCTTCATGCGCAGCAAGCGGAAGCGGGGCTTGCGGGGCCGAGCGGCCCCGGGAAATCCCCCACGGTATCCAGGAGTTCCGCGGTGCTGGAGCCTAGCAGCGGAGATATCTTGATCGTCGTGCCCCAGGATATTGCTCTGGATGAACCTTTGAACGCCAGGGAAAATAAGCTGAAGGTTTTCGTCCGCCTGCATGGCTTGGACGGGCGATCGCTGCAAGCAAGGAGGCATGAGGTTTTCGAGTTGATCGGTCTATCCGGCCACAGAAAAGAGGATATCGTCGAGTTTTCCGGGGGAATGCAACGAAGCGTAAATATCGGCGTTGCCTTGATGAACCGGGAAAATGGAAAAACCGCGATTTATTCAAACCATTGCGTGGAGGAGGTTGAGCTGCTCTGCTCTCGGGTCGCCATTGCGGATCAAGGGAGGCTCCTTCCTTATGGCACGAAGGACGAGTTGAAGCACGGGACGGGACCTCTGGCCTCGCTGACGGTCATCTTCCATTCCATGGACAGCGAGGCGGCCGGCAAGGCACAGCATGTCCCCGGAAATACAAAAGTCACAATGGACAAGCAGCAACTGTCGAGTCTGGTGAATTCGCATGAAGACAGTGTGAGGAAGATAACGGATGGCCTGCGAAGCCTGGGCGCTGTGCTTGGCCGTCGGATGAGTTCCCCTGTGAAATGGGCAAACAGCCCAAGCATACGGTATGCAGCTGGCGTATACGGACTGGCTCTCGGCTCTCTCGTTCTGTGCTGCGGATTGCCGGCGAACAATCATGACGCGATATCCAGCTTTGCCGCATCGGTATTATATGAGTCCGGTTTCTCGGGAGGCCTTTTTTTCGATAAAGATGCTTTTCCGCCCGCTGTGAAGACAGTTCAGTCCGCCACGCCCAATGGAAAGGCCATTAACGCCTGCCTCCATATTTTTCAGGGCGGGTGCCTGACCGATATGTTGACGGATATTTTCATGCTTGCGGGTGCGGCAGCCGTATTTTTCATCGCGGTTCTCTTATTGGCGGGCAGGAAGGGGCAATAA
- a CDS encoding TetR/AcrR family transcriptional regulator, with protein MSMLKEKIVQSAIRLFAEKGYQATSIQDIADDCSIAKGSLYKHFASKEDLYIHILELRQQNMMDAVEKIKQKGLSKRETFLEEIACQIGFFIEHGYYISRDHNELPPANNDKIGAVIKQLQINMFRYYQDILVRQYGSIVEGWKWDVTALFNGMIREYTFHLLFGYKPLAQKDVALFIAGRMDDLIMGLKRHSPAPLLTDELMKEYADAQFEPENGIQEIRRSALFNTILSIIPDMSVPNARKKDLSDVAAMLRDELEKDQPRGFLTQALLRDLAAERELGFYVHQLQSLMPNASGQ; from the coding sequence ATGAGCATGTTAAAGGAAAAAATTGTACAATCCGCGATCAGGCTTTTCGCGGAAAAAGGATACCAAGCGACGTCCATTCAAGATATCGCCGACGATTGCAGCATTGCGAAAGGCTCCTTATATAAGCATTTTGCCTCAAAAGAAGATTTATATATTCATATCCTTGAGCTGCGGCAGCAAAACATGATGGATGCTGTCGAAAAAATTAAACAAAAAGGGTTGTCGAAAAGAGAAACCTTCCTTGAGGAGATCGCTTGTCAGATCGGCTTTTTCATCGAGCATGGATATTATATATCGCGCGATCATAACGAACTCCCGCCCGCAAATAACGATAAAATAGGAGCCGTCATTAAACAGCTCCAGATCAATATGTTTCGTTACTACCAGGATATTTTGGTCCGTCAGTACGGCTCTATTGTGGAGGGCTGGAAATGGGACGTCACGGCCCTGTTCAACGGAATGATAAGGGAGTATACCTTTCATTTGCTGTTCGGGTACAAGCCGCTGGCGCAGAAAGATGTAGCCTTGTTTATAGCCGGCCGCATGGATGATCTCATCATGGGCTTGAAGCGGCATTCGCCGGCCCCCCTTCTTACGGATGAACTCATGAAGGAATATGCGGATGCGCAATTTGAACCCGAGAACGGCATTCAGGAGATTCGAAGATCTGCCTTGTTCAATACGATATTATCGATCATACCCGATATGTCCGTTCCGAACGCAAGAAAAAAAGATTTATCCGATGTTGCGGCCATGCTGCGGGACGAGCTGGAAAAAGATCAGCCGAGAGGATTTTTAACACAAGCGCTGCTTCGGGATCTGGCGGCGGAGAGGGAGCTCGGATTTTATGTTCACCAGCTCCAGTCACTGATGCCCAATGCAAGCGGGCAGTAA